One Desulfuromonas acetexigens genomic window carries:
- the hsdR gene encoding EcoAI/FtnUII family type I restriction enzme subunit R, with product MNEAETRAELIDPALNAAGWGVAEDSRVRREVITLGRLQGAGRRSKQDIADYVLIYRSQKLAVIEAKRRDLPDTEGVDQAKRYAGMLQARFTYSTNGVGIYQIDMSTGREGYVDCYPSPDELWAMTYAEENEWRNKFAEVPFEDKSGQWQPRYYQHNAINNALEAIVAGKNRILLTLATGTGKTAIAFQIAWKLFHSRWTLNGDGNRRPRILFLADRNILANQAFNAFSAFPEDALVRIDPAIIRKKGMVPKNGSIFFTIFQTFMTGRDAQGTPAPSFGDYPPDFFDFIIIDECHRGGANDESNWRGIMEYFSPAVQLGLTATPKRQGNADTYRYFNDPVYIYSLKEGINDGFLTPFKVQQIATTLDDYIYTPDDKVVEGEVEEGKLYGEDDFNKIIVIKEREAYRVKLFMNMIDQKQKGLVFCATQDHAAAVRDLVNQIKSITDPNYCVRVTARDGEEGERWLRTFQDNEKTIPTLLTTSQKLSTGVDARNVRHIVLMRPVNSMIEFKQIVGRGTRLFDGKDYFTIYDFVGAYKHFSDPEWDGEPENPDPCKTCGNDPCTCEAPVCARCGKWPCVCVCAKCGMKPCICPCEKCGEKPCVCVCDTCGKKPCVCNKVMIKLADGKERKIQHMMATTFWNLDGRPMSAAQFVEQLYGELPALFKDEDELRAIWGQPDTRKALLEGLAEKGFGSLQLAETKKMIDAEESDVFDVLAYIAFTLQPMSRKERVAAHKSRILTHYRDRQQAFLEFVLGEYVKEGVGELDVAKLPGLLELKYGNAYDAAEELGGAALIRETFVGFQRHLYARGEQD from the coding sequence ATGAACGAAGCCGAAACCCGTGCCGAACTGATCGACCCTGCCTTGAACGCTGCCGGCTGGGGGGTGGCCGAGGACAGTCGTGTGCGCCGTGAGGTCATCACTCTAGGCAGGCTGCAGGGGGCGGGTAGGCGCTCGAAACAGGACATCGCCGATTATGTGTTGATCTATCGGAGCCAGAAGCTGGCGGTGATCGAAGCCAAGCGGCGGGACCTCCCCGATACCGAGGGCGTGGATCAGGCGAAGCGCTACGCCGGGATGTTGCAGGCCCGTTTCACCTATTCGACCAACGGCGTCGGCATCTATCAGATCGACATGAGCACCGGCAGGGAAGGGTATGTTGACTGCTACCCGAGCCCGGATGAACTCTGGGCCATGACCTACGCCGAGGAGAATGAGTGGCGCAACAAGTTTGCCGAGGTGCCGTTCGAAGATAAGAGTGGACAGTGGCAGCCGCGCTACTACCAGCATAATGCGATCAACAATGCGCTTGAGGCGATTGTCGCGGGGAAGAACCGCATTCTGCTGACGCTGGCGACGGGTACCGGCAAAACCGCCATCGCCTTCCAGATTGCCTGGAAACTGTTTCACAGCCGCTGGACCTTGAACGGCGACGGCAACCGCCGACCCCGCATCCTTTTTCTTGCCGACCGCAATATCCTCGCCAACCAGGCCTTCAATGCCTTTTCCGCCTTTCCCGAAGACGCGCTGGTGCGTATCGATCCGGCGATCATCCGCAAGAAGGGGATGGTTCCCAAGAACGGCAGCATCTTCTTCACCATCTTCCAGACCTTCATGACCGGTCGCGATGCCCAAGGGACCCCCGCTCCGAGTTTCGGCGACTATCCCCCCGACTTCTTCGACTTCATCATCATTGATGAGTGCCATCGCGGCGGCGCCAACGACGAGAGCAACTGGCGCGGCATCATGGAGTACTTTTCGCCTGCCGTGCAGCTTGGCTTGACGGCAACCCCGAAACGCCAGGGGAATGCCGACACCTATCGCTACTTTAACGACCCGGTCTATATCTACTCGCTCAAAGAAGGGATCAACGACGGCTTCCTGACCCCGTTCAAGGTGCAGCAAATCGCCACCACTCTGGACGATTACATTTACACGCCGGATGACAAGGTGGTCGAAGGCGAGGTGGAGGAGGGCAAGCTTTACGGGGAGGATGATTTCAACAAGATCATCGTGATTAAGGAGCGCGAGGCATATCGGGTCAAGCTCTTCATGAACATGATCGACCAGAAGCAGAAGGGGCTGGTGTTCTGTGCCACGCAGGACCATGCGGCGGCGGTTCGTGATCTGGTCAATCAAATAAAGAGCATTACCGACCCGAACTACTGTGTGCGGGTAACCGCCCGAGACGGGGAAGAGGGAGAGCGCTGGCTGCGGACTTTTCAGGACAATGAGAAGACCATACCGACACTTCTGACCACCTCGCAGAAGCTCTCAACGGGGGTCGATGCGCGCAACGTGCGCCACATCGTGCTGATGCGCCCGGTGAACTCCATGATCGAGTTCAAGCAGATCGTTGGCCGAGGGACCCGCCTTTTTGACGGCAAGGACTACTTCACCATTTATGACTTCGTCGGGGCATACAAGCATTTCAGCGATCCCGAGTGGGATGGCGAGCCGGAGAATCCCGACCCTTGCAAGACCTGCGGCAACGATCCCTGTACCTGTGAAGCGCCGGTCTGTGCCCGCTGCGGTAAGTGGCCTTGTGTCTGCGTCTGCGCAAAATGCGGCATGAAACCCTGTATCTGCCCTTGCGAGAAGTGCGGTGAAAAACCCTGCGTCTGTGTGTGCGACACCTGTGGCAAAAAGCCTTGTGTCTGCAACAAGGTCATGATCAAGCTGGCGGACGGCAAGGAGCGCAAGATTCAGCACATGATGGCGACCACCTTCTGGAATCTGGACGGCAGGCCCATGTCCGCCGCTCAGTTTGTCGAGCAGCTTTACGGTGAGCTTCCGGCCCTGTTCAAGGATGAAGACGAGCTGCGGGCGATCTGGGGACAGCCCGATACCCGCAAGGCCCTGCTGGAAGGCTTGGCCGAAAAAGGCTTCGGCTCCTTGCAGCTGGCCGAGACCAAAAAGATGATCGATGCCGAAGAGAGCGATGTTTTCGACGTGCTGGCCTATATCGCCTTTACCTTGCAGCCAATGAGCCGCAAGGAGCGGGTAGCCGCGCACAAGAGCCGGATTTTGACCCACTACCGGGACCGGCAGCAAGCCTTTCTGGAGTTTGTCCTGGGCGAGTATGTCAAAGAGGGCGTCGGTGAACTGGATGTCGCAAAATTGCCGGGGCTGCTGGAGTTGAAGTATGGCAATGCCTACGATGCCGCCGAGGAACTGGGCGGAGCCGCGCTCATAAGAGAAACCTTTGTGGGGTTTCAGCGTCATCTGTATGCGCGTGGGGAGCAGGATTGA
- a CDS encoding restriction endonuclease subunit S, whose product MMSWKEDSLGDVCELINRGVAPKYIEEGGVAVLNQKCIRDHSINPSLARRHDSAAKKVNPDRYIKVGDVLVNSTGTGTLGRVAQVRQEPNEPTTVDTHVTIVRPQPGKFFNDFFGYMMIKIEEEIATSGEGASGQTELARSVLAEKFRVSYPDSLPEQKRIVDILDEAFAGIDAAIANTEKNHANARELFESYLNAVFTQKGDGWVEKTLGEVYDVRDGTHDSPKYHSEGFPLVTSKNLKRDGLNLEKVQYISESDYLKINERSAVSVGDVLLAMIGTIGNPTVVEVEPSFSIKNVALFKVPQGQNSHFLKYYLQSGFVVSKMKKEAKGTTQKFVGLGYLRSFPIFVPSLSDQNKIVSRLDDICTESNNLESLYKKKLTALAELKQSILQKAFAGELTTLLENAIDEAVA is encoded by the coding sequence ATGATGAGCTGGAAAGAGGACTCGCTTGGCGATGTATGCGAGCTGATAAATAGGGGTGTAGCTCCCAAATACATTGAGGAAGGTGGGGTTGCTGTACTCAACCAAAAATGTATTCGTGATCACAGCATCAATCCGAGTCTTGCGCGTCGTCATGACTCTGCGGCCAAGAAGGTAAACCCTGATCGGTACATAAAGGTTGGTGACGTTTTAGTTAATTCTACTGGTACGGGCACCTTGGGACGAGTAGCCCAGGTTCGTCAAGAGCCAAACGAACCGACCACAGTTGATACACACGTAACCATTGTAAGACCTCAGCCAGGGAAGTTCTTCAACGACTTCTTTGGCTACATGATGATCAAGATTGAAGAAGAGATTGCAACAAGCGGTGAAGGCGCGAGTGGCCAAACAGAATTGGCCAGAAGTGTCTTAGCTGAAAAGTTCAGAGTTTCATATCCAGACTCCCTCCCAGAACAAAAGCGCATAGTCGACATCCTCGATGAAGCCTTTGCGGGGATCGATGCGGCCATCGCCAATACCGAGAAGAATCACGCCAATGCTCGTGAGCTGTTTGAAAGCTATCTGAATGCTGTGTTCACCCAGAAGGGGGACGGGTGGGTGGAGAAGACGCTGGGGGAGGTTTATGACGTTCGGGATGGCACGCATGACTCGCCTAAGTATCATTCAGAAGGGTTCCCACTTGTCACCTCCAAAAATTTAAAGAGAGATGGGCTAAATTTAGAGAAAGTGCAATACATATCTGAGTCTGATTACCTTAAGATAAACGAGAGAAGCGCAGTATCTGTCGGCGACGTTCTTTTGGCAATGATTGGGACAATAGGAAACCCAACTGTTGTTGAAGTAGAGCCGTCATTCTCTATTAAAAATGTGGCTTTATTCAAAGTACCACAGGGTCAAAATAGTCATTTTTTAAAGTATTATCTTCAATCAGGCTTTGTTGTTTCGAAAATGAAAAAAGAGGCGAAAGGAACCACACAAAAATTTGTCGGATTGGGGTATCTAAGGAGCTTTCCTATTTTTGTGCCGAGCCTATCTGATCAAAATAAAATTGTCTCAAGGCTTGATGATATATGCACAGAGTCCAATAATCTCGAATCCCTCTACAAGAAAAAACTCACCGCCCTCGCCGAACTCAAGCAATCCATCCTGCAAAAAGCCTTCGCCGGGGAGCTGACCACCCTGCTGGAAAACGCGATTGATGAGGCTGTGGCATGA
- a CDS encoding winged helix-turn-helix domain-containing protein, producing MNEAETCAELIESDIFRFILALPALEQAGEMLVEVPAETSGKTSGKIVVAIRKNPSITIPELSRFVGVTERSIERNLQKLQENGRIRRVGPAKGGPWVVIE from the coding sequence ATGAACGAAGCCGAAACCTGTGCCGAACTGATTGAGAGCGATATCTTTCGTTTCATTCTAGCCTTGCCCGCCTTGGAGCAGGCAGGTGAAATGTTGGTTGAGGTGCCTGCGGAAACGTCGGGGAAAACGTCGGGGAAAATTGTCGTGGCCATAAGGAAAAACCCCTCGATCACCATCCCCGAATTGTCTCGGTTTGTCGGGGTGACGGAACGTTCTATTGAGCGGAACCTTCAGAAACTTCAGGAAAATGGTCGCATCCGTCGAGTCGGTCCGGCAAAAGGCGGCCCCTGGGTGGTCATCGAATGA